The sequence below is a genomic window from Anopheles cruzii chromosome 3, idAnoCruzAS_RS32_06, whole genome shotgun sequence.
TTAGTGAGAAAATTACACACTTCCTAGCCGTTTTCGTCTGTTTGGCCGTGTTCGGTGTCCTGGAGCCGGACCTGGGGTCGGCCATCTACCGTGGGGCCATCCGCCGCGGTGCCTctgttggcaaacaaatttgaggtggttggtttggttttatttttcgccgCTCTAGGAGGGGTTTTTTCCGGGATAGGTGGACTAGCGTGAAAACCCATTGACCAAATGCAGGGCCAGCGCCCGGCATTGTGTCTCCTGGTGGCGGAGGAAGGTCCAGACAGGGATGCAGGGACAAACTCGAACTGGAATGATTTGTTTCACTGGCCGACAAAACTCATCTTCCGGTAGCTTCACCGGCCGGCACGGCTGGTGGACGGCCGTAATGGCCCTTCCGGAGACTGGGTAGAACGTTCTGCACCGGTCACCGGAGGATCCTTTGCCGCCGATTTCCCCCGTTCCCGACCGGCCCCGGGATCGGGTGAGAAgagaaagtttgtttttctcatttAGCGCATTGGTTGTTTCGGGCGGATTTCTGTTGTGGATTTGCTGCGGCGGGCAGGTGGGCGGTAACTCGGACCCGGAAAATGGGTCAGTGGACCTTGGCCGCCCGCCCACCCGCTTGcacattcattttcattttccgccGAGGTGTCCATTTTTGCACGGCATCGGCACCTTGCTGGCGCGCAAGGTAAACTGGCCGGAACCGAAGCAAACCAGCGCACCGGTGACCAGGACGCGGCCGTGGTCacggaaatcggaaaagtTTTATTGTATCTCTCGCtacccacgtgtgtgtgtgtgtgtgcttaaaAGAATTTTTCCCCTATTTATTCTTAGCCTTGGTcaatttgtttctttggccCCAAAAATTGACGGCTTCGGGAAAGGTGGATTTGTAGGGTCCCGGTGGCTGACGGTTTCATTGAGTTTCtccaaaagttttcctttcagCACACAACGGCATATTGGCCGTTTGTTGAGAGCGCGCGCAAGTAattatttactttttaaaCGTCTCCACGGCTGGAGTGACGCGCTTCTGACGGTTTTGTTGTTAGTTAGGTTGATTATTCAATGTCTTTTTAAACTataattgtgtttgtttttcattctAGGACTGAACATTTCGACAGGAGCTACCAAAAATGTCGATCTTGTTAAACGTGCGCgagaaaaggaagcaaaatcGCTCTTAAAGCGTATGTCGTGCTACAAAATTGTCCAAAATGACACAGGTAAGAAGAAAACTTAAAGTTTATTTCTCTTATTAATTCTTACAAGTATATCAAATGTTAGAGACTTATGACCCacaatgttttgttgttccacgtggcgaaagtttgcgatgttggtttaattaaaaaaaacaaaaccccttATATTGTTCGTTGTCCAACTCTCCAGATGTTTTTCGGGCAGCACCGGAAGACACTTCCGCTGCCAAACAGCCACTCGCCGCGAGTAGTTTGTCGAACGTTAAGCACCGGCGAAAACTCCTGCCAGGAAGCGCTCTCTCCGGAACGGCTACGGCCATTCCGCCGGCCCAACATCGTCCAGTCTGGTCACCGGAAGTGGCTGGGCGCGGCTTTCGAACGTCCTGCCGGCGGGCCGACGTGGACACGGCGGCCAAGCTGGTGGGGGCGAGTTTCGCCACGATCGGAgtcgccggttccggtgtcggCATCGGGACGGTGTTTGGCTCGCTGATGCTGGGCTACGCCCGGAATCCGCCGCTGAAGCAGCAGATCTTCTCGTACGCCATCCTCGGCTTCGCGCTGTCCGAGGCGATGGGTTTGTTCTGCCTGATGATGGCCTTCCTGATGCTGTTTGCCTTCTAGGCGGGTGGGGCCATTTGGGCCCGGAGCAATTAAGGCGAAGGATACACCCATACACCCGGCGGGGCCAATCTAGAATCTGTTGAGTAaaataatcgaatcgaatacaATAAAGCATCCTCTTTACCTGTAATGTGCAGGAGTTTCAAAACAGTGAGGAACGTCGCAAGGCGCAGTAAGGCGAAACGATGTCGTCAAACTCGCGAAACATACCGTTCGTCCcctcgttcggttcggtgtctaTTTCTTGgacttttattttccattcgtGAGTCGCTTGTAACTCGATTACTGTCGATCGGATCCGTAAAGTGGGAACGTGGCCCAACAACCTGGGAGCGCCTTTTATAGAATGCGATTGAATTTGATGGCTtacg
It includes:
- the LOC128269800 gene encoding ATP synthase lipid-binding protein, mitochondrial-like, which gives rise to MSCYKIVQNDTAPEDTSAAKQPLAASSLSNVKHRRKLLPGSALSGTATAIPPAQHRPVWSPEVAGRGFRTSCRRADVDTAAKLVGASFATIGVAGSGVGIGTVFGSLMLGYARNPPLKQQIFSYAILGFALSEAMGLFCLMMAFLMLFAF